In Ornithodoros turicata isolate Travis chromosome 1, ASM3712646v1, whole genome shotgun sequence, the DNA window ccgtggtgcagactgcgtttccgttttcatggaactattgcgtaatttgcatgatgagctgtatgcgatgttgcacgagactgtgcccttgcaaatgaccccaggagacgaactcgaacattctgaagccactcactgtaacatctgtaaagaaccattcactaagaagcagaaagtgcgagaccatgatcacgtaagtggagaatttcgccaatcattgtgtcagggatgtaatctgaaactgcggataccacggaaagtgcccatcattgcacataatgccaATTATGACCTCGGATTCATAGTAGCTCATCTGCACCTGCTTCGGAAGACAGACATCAGAGTGATAGCCTCCAGTTGTCAAAAGTTTAAGGCTATAGACATTGGTGTGTTCCGCTTCATAGACTCGTTAAGCTTCCTCAATGCTAGTCTCGACACACTGACGAAAAATCTATGTGACAAAGGTGAATCTAACTTCAGGTGTCTGCGTCAGTTTTTCGCAGAGGAGGACTACTTCAGGTTGGTTGTACGTAAAGGGGTTTTCTGTTATAACTACGTTACCTCTTTTGAACGTTACGACGAGCCCTGTTTGCCATCACGTGACCAGTTCTTTAACCAACTGAACGGATCAGAAGTGAGCGAGGAAGATTACCGCCATGCGCAAAAtgtgtttgaaaaatttcaactgaagagcctgggcgagtactcggatttgtaccttctgacggacgcattgcttctggcagacgtgtttcaaaacttccgaatatgggcgttggagacgcacaaaattgaaccacttcatttcgtgtcactcccgggactaagcatgtcttgcgcactaaaaatgagccggattaatctggatttaatccacgatcccgatgcctatctgttaattgaACGGGGCCTGCGTGGTGGTATGACCCAGTGTTCAACGCGAATGGCCACTGCAAATGTCCCAGGGACAGATCAGTACGATCCCGAAAAACCAAAGACCATAATTCATTACATGGACATAAATGGACTCTATGGCACAGTGATGCGTGAACCACTCCCATTCGGAGACTTTGAATGGCTGTCACCCGAAGAGGTTGCAGGTTTAGATGTAACCCTTGTTGCAGATTATGCAGACGTTGGTTATTTTTTAGAGGTAGACCTGGCCTACGTACAAGAGCTCCACGAACGACATAAAGATTTACCGCTCGCGCCCGAAAAAATGAGCGTCCCGTATGAGTTGCTTTCGGATTATCAGAAAGACCTGATGAAAAAATTTAACCTCCCACAGCATGATATAGAACCGAAATTACTCCTTACACTGCTTGACAAGAAGAAGTATTTTCTTCATTATCGCAGTCTAAAGTTGTACCTACAGTTGGGTCTTCGGCTCGAGAAAATTCACCGGGTGCTCAGGTTCAAACAAAAACCATTCCTGCGATCCTATGTTGACTTCCATCATGAactacgcaagcaggcaaccaataccttcgaacgtaacctgtacaagtgtttaattaactccgtatatgggaaaacatgtatgaatgtacgaaagttcgtcgactgtcgcttagcaacttccgaggagcaagtgttgagattcttgcgtaaaccgaacctcaaacaattcagggctctaagctctaacgtagtcttgtttcagttcgctcaatcgatagtccgtatgcgacagcctctgtacctggggttcactattctcgagctgtctaaagtcatgatgtatgacttttattataacaacttgcttcgggtagccccggacacaaggctcttgtatatggacacagattcttatatcgtgatgctgagcgatgagaaggcccttgcggagctcgccgatacccaccttgatacatctggtcattcttgtgatgactcgatgtattctacgaaaaacaagatggtgctaggaaaatttaagaacgaaatgccccacgaccacatcctagggttctgttgcctgaaaccaaagctctatgcactagacctccatagtaaaagacgatacaatcgtgctaagggggtgaaacaatgtgaagcccagaagttgcattattcaatgtacatagactctcttaagcttggtgaagtgtacaaagtttgtcagaacctcattgtgcgcaaggaaaatataaataaaagtgtatgtgttacgaaagtagctttaaatcccctagacacaaagcgtttcatttgtgaggatggtatccacacgttaccctttgggtacgcatccaatggaaagatgtagacagtttttatgcatatgttgccctacctggctgttgttgttgtaatgctgtttatatatatatatatatataagattgtgcctgtaacgacatggaaataaatacaattttattgtgtcaaagtacactgcaacatgacatgttgtctgtctttcttggGAATTGCTTCCGTACAAGGACGGGTACCAGCTTGTCGTTCAGCGTGAAGTTCGTTGACGAAAATCTCTGAGTGCACTCTCGGAGCGAGAATCCACAAGCGAGCATGCTGCCTACATACAGGCAGTAGAGGCGACATGTAGCTGATCCATAGCCCTGAAGTCTTTTCTTGTTATAGTAAAATGACCTGGTAGGATGAATGAATTGGTAGAATTCTTTGTGGACGGGCTCAATGCCGTAACTATCAAAATACGTAACCACATTGTCACCGGAAACATAAGTCATGGTCCAGTGTTCACCGTTACTGCTCCTTGGAGCTGTGTTAATCACATAAATCCCGGGTATGGCTTCCTGTCTTgcgatttcattgcatgcaaaggttccccgaaacagttctctggtgcagtagtgtctactgaatgctgcatagaactgccactcctccatgtttatttttcagacaaatttcactcgtctgtctttgttgatttctagcacacgaggtgtttcggatacaaacaacaccgtaactgcttctgttagattggcagcaaacgttagggtcagacgaacgttggcttgaacaacaggacaaagagcattcacttctgcatctggagtcagatggtaataaagcataaatgtctcttttgcatacgcagctggagctattggtatatccttgcgttttagtttgtgaagcaggtgtatataggctttggaatagatgtctcgttggaagtcgaactcatccgtgtactgttgtccaccaacgtccagtagtactcgttttagtttgaagttctcaagcttgaatgggtttcgtggtctgctaccttggtaggcatcgctcctgaccatcaatactgttaacttggagggaactcgctcgctgtacaagtcgtcaaatatcacctgagattggttaggggcgatggttctgtacttaatttccagtcctcggagaaggtatactgcaggtgttgtttgaagtcttcgttctataccaacaagtatactcggcgataactgaacacgtcggaggtagagcacgatacgtgaaaattccacagtGTGCTTTTCTGTTGCACCATCAGCTTGCAAGAGACGAAAATCATCCGACGCTTGACGTAGCACAACTCGAATGTCGGCTTCCGTTAAGAATGAGCTTCTGTTGTTGACATATGTCGCTGAAGATTGGGCtgtacatgtcacacagtgccgatcctttggttcgcttgtaacgagcgaaaactccttttgaatcagatgtgggagcatatacctcactcgtgcctaaagggtctggctcgtataacattgctgaaagggtgtgtgtctgagttacattgttggcattcgtaatgatgtccaagtaggaacggtagccataatgttcgaaactcgaaaccaaggttgaattcaggtagatatgtacgtgttgaaacaatgatgaaccaaacgcttggacaggtatgactgcatcaggtgttgttgaagtgcttgttgtagttaccgctggatctccattctttcgaatgatcttgcactgaatatgcaaaaagctggattgaagatcaaagaagcccccaccgagtcccggaacattgtactcgatcactccgcttgatgtcggagcagatactgggaaaaactcgacgtattcagacttctccaaagcaaagtttgtaggtggaagagagaagagttccagcaggtttgtagtacacagacaggaatctttatgcactactgcaatagacatttttttttttctgtcaagtaaagtagtcagatttcctccgcttctccgcaggtcgagcttttttaacggccttgcgttttcttcctttccctgtGAGTCTCTGAAGTAACTCGTCACGAGTTTTATGCACTGTGCGGTCTACTCCTTTCTTGACGGCTTCTCGAAATGATGCTCCTTGCTGGACTTCCTCGGCTATATGTCTTCCAGTATCAAGGAGCTTTCTTCCAACGTATGGCGCGACCTTCTTGGTCAGTATGGGCAAGAAACCCCTCAATACGTCACCAAATATGCCTCCTCCAATCTGATAAAGCTCGCGAGCAGTATAGTGTGGTAGATGCTCTCGCTGGcctgcaccaaaatgtgctatgcaacatggtgggtttgttatatacatttacgtaggtggatcgtcaacccgacacgtccagagccagaaatgaatggaatgaaatcacctatctcgcttgccaactcgatttgaatggttgtcaattccttcgcagatacatatttatagtaGAGGTTTGTGAATAAGTAAGACATCACATCGTTCCTACCCTGGACTCTGAACGGTATCGATCGAAGAAGTGGTGCTGTCACGTCACCCACAAATTCGTTCTCGATGACATCGCAGTATATGAAAATATAGTTTTGAGCAGGGAATAGACAAACGTCTCGTTCGGCGACTGCATAActtgagaaagttgtcctcTTTCCGAAGCCCAACATCAAAGTCAAATAAGGATGAAAGGTCACATAGCCATCGTTCATGCGTTCCAGGTGACAAATTCCGTTGTATGGGTTACATACGAGGAGACGAGCATCTTGCGACAAATGAAGTTTTGTTCGATAGGCATGGTTAATGGAATTAACGAGGTC includes these proteins:
- the LOC135378802 gene encoding uncharacterized protein LOC135378802, coding for MVTCHLCPPADRQHYTTALGLQVHLANVHNLATPCIPFCETLCTLRNYTNRYELHLHDRDDDGQDVSTFFHENGRYLAGVLRHFGFPLRFYVLLKAELGRHTPEDEIIFVTQFIPSSVHTLWSERDVERAVIEVGTEVTNNLEKLEMQGSGFFLFRIHACILHVGRLAPQLIGCTDFELPNELKKKCRCLLSVDLHEDSEQNMCFAFCVLAGLHPAKGSYRRRASSYRSYLSQYVFPETFPVVFPKDVEMFEKQNDVSINVYGYDKDEKYVYPIKVVDDQCKKHVDLLLIDFHFVLITNFNALFTPPGYFHCKRCTMGFTTPGVLADHLLMCKQQKVSKTIFPKKGETLSFAGEHLMSEVPFYCVYDFESVLSPCSGGGNVYEEHIPSSFCLLVIRSCDSYVLKKHIYRGADCVSVFMELLRNLHDELYAMLHETVPLQMTPGDELEHSEATHCNICKEPFTKKQKVRDHDHVSGEFRQSLCQGCNLKLRIPRKVPIIAHNANYDLGFIVAHLHLLRKTDIRVIASSCQKFKAIDIGVFRFIDSLSFLNASLDTLTKNLCDKGESNFRCLRQFFAEEDYFRLVVRKGVFCYNYVTSFERYDEPCLPSRDQFFNQLNGSEVSEEDYRHAQNVFEKFQLKSLGEYSDLYLLTDALLLADVFQNFRIWALETHKIEPLHFVSLPGLSMSCALKMSRINLDLIHDPDAYLLIERGLRGGMTQCSTRMATANVPGTDQYDPEKPKTIIHYMDINGLYGTVMREPLPFGDFEWLSPEEVAGLDVTLVADYADVGYFLEVDLAYVQELHERHKDLPLAPEKMSVPYELLSDYQKDLMKKFNLPQHDIEPKLLLTLLDKKKYFLHYRSLKLYLQLGLRLEKIHRVLRFKQKPFLRSYVDFHHELRKQATNTFERNLYKCLINSVYGKTCMNVRKFVDCRLATSEEQVLRFLRKPNLKQFRALSSNVVLFQFAQSIVRMRQPLYLGFTILELSKVMMYDFYYNNLLRVAPDTRLLYMDTDSYIVMLSDEKALAELADTHLDTSGHSCDDSMYSTKNKMVLGKFKNEMPHDHILGFCCLKPKLYALDLHSKRRYNRAKGVKQCEAQKLHYSMYIDSLKLGEVYKVCQNLIVRKENINKSVCVTKVALNPLDTKRFICEDGIHTLPFGYASNGKM